The bacterium genome includes a region encoding these proteins:
- a CDS encoding PEP-utilizing enzyme: MAKRFPSPFEAETPPGAEGWQDLYTYSLPFSEDRRDYEEATFWFQDSIHWAEPLTPWDATWYEYAIAALSQYNTRHYLIPPALGIDYRVLNGYTYLTPVPVLDGAEIEARVPQFMERAGFYFMNWGDLYDKWLVKMKDLIDEMESLSFSPLPEKEDLEVITEGHGTGSGLTIQEEYRRLLNLGLKLWHYHFEFLNLGYAAYLDYFGFCKQAFPNIPDLAIARMVAGVEVDLFRPDEELKTLAAIVADNGLEDQLAGGLDALEGTPFMDHWNSVKHPWFNYSAGNGFYHSDKVWIEHPEIPLGFVAGYVERLKAGEDISRPIERIRAERDRIVEEYTALLSSDEDREAFQGKLGLARVVFPYVENHNFYVEHWSHSVMFRKMKELGDVFVKEGFLASRDDVFYMKRDEVNEALWDMYSAWAVGTSPRGPVYWPREVARRRGIVDALRQWSPPPALGEPPEVVTEPFTIMLWGITSESIGMWLGAGDDADGGLRGFAASPGVAEGPARVIMSADDIGQLQEGEILVAPITAPSWAPAFGTIGAAVTDIGGMMSHAAIVCREYGLPAVTGTAFGTRDIETGTMLRVDGSSGTVTVLD; this comes from the coding sequence ATGGCCAAGCGCTTCCCCAGTCCGTTCGAGGCTGAGACCCCACCCGGCGCCGAAGGGTGGCAGGATCTGTACACATACTCCCTCCCGTTTTCCGAGGATCGGCGGGACTACGAGGAGGCCACCTTCTGGTTCCAGGACAGCATCCACTGGGCGGAGCCGCTCACACCCTGGGACGCCACCTGGTACGAGTACGCGATCGCGGCGCTGTCCCAGTACAACACGCGTCACTACCTGATCCCGCCGGCCCTGGGAATCGACTACCGGGTACTGAACGGCTACACGTACCTGACCCCGGTACCCGTCCTGGACGGCGCCGAGATCGAGGCCCGCGTACCGCAGTTCATGGAGCGGGCCGGGTTCTATTTCATGAACTGGGGCGACCTGTACGACAAGTGGCTCGTCAAGATGAAAGACCTGATCGACGAGATGGAGAGTCTGAGCTTCTCGCCTCTTCCCGAGAAGGAGGACCTCGAGGTCATCACGGAAGGCCACGGAACCGGCTCCGGACTCACCATCCAGGAGGAGTACCGTCGCCTGCTGAACCTCGGTCTCAAGCTCTGGCACTACCACTTCGAGTTCCTGAACCTGGGCTACGCGGCCTATCTTGACTACTTCGGATTCTGCAAGCAGGCCTTCCCCAACATCCCCGACCTGGCGATAGCCCGGATGGTCGCCGGGGTCGAGGTGGACCTGTTCCGGCCGGACGAGGAGCTCAAGACCCTCGCCGCCATCGTGGCGGACAACGGGTTGGAGGACCAACTGGCGGGCGGCTTGGACGCCCTCGAGGGCACGCCGTTCATGGACCACTGGAACTCCGTCAAGCACCCCTGGTTCAACTACTCGGCGGGCAACGGCTTCTACCACAGCGACAAGGTCTGGATCGAGCATCCGGAGATCCCGCTGGGCTTCGTGGCCGGGTACGTCGAGCGCCTCAAGGCGGGCGAGGACATCTCGAGGCCCATCGAGAGGATACGCGCCGAGCGCGACCGGATCGTGGAGGAGTACACGGCGTTGCTGTCCTCGGACGAGGACCGCGAGGCCTTCCAGGGCAAGCTGGGCCTGGCCCGGGTGGTCTTCCCCTACGTCGAGAACCACAACTTCTACGTCGAGCACTGGAGCCACTCGGTGATGTTCCGCAAGATGAAGGAACTGGGCGACGTATTCGTCAAGGAAGGGTTCCTGGCCTCTCGGGACGACGTCTTCTACATGAAGCGGGACGAGGTCAACGAGGCCCTCTGGGACATGTACTCGGCCTGGGCGGTGGGCACCAGCCCACGCGGCCCGGTCTACTGGCCACGCGAAGTGGCCCGGCGCAGGGGCATCGTCGACGCCCTGCGGCAGTGGAGCCCGCCCCCGGCCCTGGGCGAGCCGCCGGAGGTGGTCACCGAGCCGTTCACGATCATGCTCTGGGGCATCACCTCGGAGAGCATCGGCATGTGGCTGGGCGCCGGGGACGACGCCGACGGCGGCCTGCGCGGGTTCGCCGCATCTCCCGGAGTGGCGGAAGGCCCCGCCCGGGTCATCATGTCGGCCGACGACATCGGCCAGCTCCAGGAAGGCGAGATCCTGGTGGCGCCGATCACGGCGCCGAGCTGGGCGCCCGCCTTCGGCACGATCGGAGCGGCGGTCACCGACATCGGTGGGATGATGTCCCACGCCGCCATCGTGTGCCGGGAGTACGGCCTGCCGGCCGTCACCGGAACCGCCTTCGGCACCAGGGACATCGAGACCGGAACGATGCTGCGGGTCGACGGAAGCTCCGGCACGGTGACCGTCCTCGACTGA